The following DNA comes from Centroberyx gerrardi isolate f3 chromosome 4, fCenGer3.hap1.cur.20231027, whole genome shotgun sequence.
ATAAATGCCCCGGACAAAGAAAGCCAGATCCGGCCAGCCAGCAGGATGCTCCTAAGCCTCCATAAGTGCCATTCACTCGTGTGTGGAAAGTAACGCCGAACTGCATTCAATGATCAAGCATTTAACTGTGGCCTTGCTTATCGGTGAAGATACATACCcggtagaacatgacttaagataTTTTACAAGTCGGTAGTGTCTTCTGGTAGATTCGGCCTAATCCACCAATCAGCACTTCACTTCAATAAAAAACCAAaatcaacttttagaattggttcacactgcttgCTACCGCCCACCACGGTCTATTTCGGCGGAAAAGATTGTGGGAGGAACAgatgaaccaattctaaaagatTAAATTTCATTAAAAGAAGTGATGTTCTGGTGTGTttgatgtatgccgaattgaagagtggctcctaTCAATTCGTAAAGGCTCTTAAGTTATATTCTACCAGGTATGTATTTTtaccgataagcaaggcagcaaCTGCCAGATATTTAAATGGAGCTTGGGGTAcagttctctccatacaagagggACCACATCTTGTCGGAGCTATGATGCTCCAAGAGTAACACGGGGCCTCAGAGCAGACCACCATTGCGGGCTAAGGCTAATACCAGGCGTGTATTTGGATACTGACACACCAAATAATTCGCTAACGTTATCACTTATACAATTGTCAAAGGGCCCAAAAATTTCAAAACAAGAATTGCAACGGATGATGATGGAGACCAGACCACATGTCTCCGATACGTTATGTTGTCTCGTCTACTTCAAGCCaatctccattcaaaaatctgtcaactAAATGTTACCTCGCTTGTTGGCAAACCTACATACCTCATAGAACATGGCTTACGTTCTTTTCCGGCTTGTATGGTTCAACTGGTACATTCGGCGTACATATTATTCACCATTCAGCATTTATTtcgataaaaaaaacatcaacttttAGAATAGCTTCGCCTTATATTACTACTATCTTCTTCCATCAAAATACACCGTGGTCGGCGGTAGCGAGCAGCGTGAACCAATTACAAATGATGACATTTTAATGAAGTTAaaatgctgcttggtggattatattatgccgaatttaccagtgaGCTCTAACGATTTCTCAAAAGTCGTAAGTGATGTTCTACAAGGTATGTCCCTTTGTCCGTAAGCAAGGCAACCTTAACTGACAGATTTTTAACGGAGTTTGGTGTCACATTCTCTCCATACAGAGAACGGTTCGTCTCGGGGCTACAAACCACACAACGACGTTTCAATATGGGCTTGCAATGAGGGTTTTTTCATGAATTCCCCTATTGTAAAAACCGTTAGCGCCAATATTTGCATATTGGTCTCTATTTGGAAGAGAAGTGGACTTACAGCGATGCTCGGAACCGCAGTCTCTGGTCGCTCGATCATTGTACTGTGCTGTCACCACCCAGCCTGCAGACGGACAGACCGAGGCATAAACAGATAACGTTAAACGTCCAGAAAACGACGGAGCGTAAGAAATACGCGGCTTTCCCCCTAAAAGCCGTAACTcggcgtaaaaaaaaaacagaagaggagtgcctctgaaaatgaatgaattacgGTAAATGGTAAATTACATATGGCCACTGAGAGATAACGTTACTACTACCAAAGGCAGCGGAGGGGAGAAAAATGCTGTAACTGTCGTTTTTTCTCTACCAGTGTCAAGCCACCCACAATATAAAATGAAACGTCCGGGTGAGaattccaaaataaaacaagaatgtGTTGCAGCTTTTAAGTAATATAAACTCCCAAGTGAAAATGTACAATATATTTAAGGATatataatgaataaaacataattgcttttatattttgaaaCTGCTGTGTACGCCTCAGTACTTAagtattcttttattttcaaaagcaaCATATTtgatacttttattttgaaggcaaccGCGCCTTACTTCTGGTTTTAACCTGGCTGTCTCTGGCTAGCTTGATGCAGTGGATGCAGTCCGTTTTCTTCTGGATCCGCCTTCCTATTTGTCAAACGCAGTGACGTCACACGCGACTCGAGGCCGCTCGAGGCGAAatgtgctgccttcaaatgctgtcggaaatatcggtACAACTTGAGCTGCCAACTAACGAACAACAAAGAGGTAAATACGACTGGGCGTCAACTGGGCATGTCAAGGTGTGGCAAGTAAGGCTAattttgatcttgtagtttttaacATCATAATGGAGGGTAAAGATCAGCCACACGATTGCCAGAAACCTACGCaaaagccatatctaaaaaatcATATAAGATTATTCAGGACAAATGTTTCCCTTAAACTGATcaaatttatcacattgaccaaataataatatcttgtcagtcatcagtcattgtttCACTTTGTCCCCACAAACATAGTCAATATAAccaggtttggaagttttggtggcaaatgatagaTGATGCAGAGACTTGCCATAGCTTAGGCagaattagtagtagtaagGATTTCTATGATAGCTCTTtacaatattgtttttgttaagaCATGTATTGAAACACTTAACTAACTATATGAatttaattaaaacatcaattacatgtcGACTGCATgttttcccttctttccttgAAAGCACCAACAAATCATTAAATGCAGCTCATCTCTCCCCAGTGAAGCTTCTGATGGGGAACTCTGCACTTTTCATCTCTTTTAAAGCAGTCCTTTTTCCCATAGAGATTTACTAGTGatctggctttttttttaataaactcaTTAAAGTTGCTCAAAAACATGGTAGGTTTAGCTAAATGGTCTAGGTGCGCTCTCTAGTGGTGAAGAAAAGTGTGTTATCAGGTTACAAAGTGAACTGATGCAGCGGCAGACTTTCACATGCTGTCTTGCTTTAATTCAAGAGAGTATAGACCCAAAGCATACAGAAATGAACCTGAACCCTTAAAATACACTTTAAAACATGactgtaaatacacacatcAGGAGTCTTCTATAGTCACATAAGACATTCCACCAACCAACAACAACATTCTTGATCTGTTATTTGCATCTGGTTGTACATTATCAGATATATATAACAAGGCAAATAGCTCACAGTGGTACAGTCTATATATAGTGGTCAAGCCGATAGCTTATACTCTACTGATGATGCCAAGGggagtttcatttgtttctgtaAGTCAATTGTAAACAGTGCCCAGCAACTTTGTGCACAATGTTGTATTAAAAATATCAACTTACGGTGTTGTATATACACCCATACACCAAAAAATATACCTATATTTCCACACATTTGAACAACTTGTAGGCCTATGTTATGTTTTGACACTGTAGATAAAAATCTTTTAAGTTAGTATTacaaaaatattacaaaaaacatttaatatggAATGTATGTAAATGTTTCTTATCCCAGGACATATTATCCAAGAGTCTATTCTAAGATATGCGCTTATCCCAATATGCATTATTTATGAATGTATTTACTAATATTTCAAATATACTGTACGTGCTCATCCCAGGACATATTATACATTGATATATTTATTTGAAGTAGCTTGCCAGGATATATTATTCATTAATATATTCactatattttgaaatatatatCAGAATCTGGCGTATAGGTTCTTATATggcaacatatatatatatttgtgtatagggagacagaaagatagatagtTACATATTTGCAGTCAACAGTTGTTAGTTTAGTTAGAAAAGTTGCAGCATCACGATGCACACACTGGCCAGATTCCCTCTCTCAGTGACTCTGGAGGTTGATATGGTGTTGCCGTGGTTACAGGTGGCTCTCCTCTCCAGGGAGGATGTTACTGTCCAGGTAGCTGATGATGTTCTTCACCCAGCTGTCTGAAGGTCTGGCACACAGCTGACGACCGGCCACCGTCTGCAGCCTGGAGGTGAGGACGAAAGGGACTGTTAGACAGGTTCAACACTTTCAGAGGGAGTAGGCgcgatgaagatgatgatggtgatgatggtgactGGGATTGATGTTGGtgatgatacgatacgatgtgttatgatacaatatgatacgataagatacgatacgatacgatacaatgtGTTATAATACAATACgataagatacgatacgatatgatgtGTTATggtacaatatgatacgataagatacgatacgatacgatacaatgtGTTATAATACAATACgataagatacgatacgatatgatgtgttatgatacaatacgatacgataagaTACGCTACGATGTgttatgatacgatacgatacgataagataagataagatatgatGTGTTATGATTcgatacgatacgataagataagataagatatgatGTGTTATGATTcgatacgatacgataagataagataagatacgatgtgttatgatacgatacgataagataagatacgatgtgttatgatacgatacgataagataagataccATGTgttatgatacgatacgataagataagataccATGTgttatgatacgatacgataagataagatacaatGTGTTCtgatacgatacgataagaTAAGATCTGATTGATgttggtggtgatgatgtagaTGTTGATGATGTAGATATTGATAATGATTGATGATCATGTGTAGATAATGTAGATGTTGATCTAGATGATGTTGGTGATaattataatgatgatgatgatgtacatgttactgatgatgatgatgatgctggtgatggtgatgatgaggtTGATGTTGATGTTACAGACAAATATGCTGATGTAGATGCTGATGTGGATGATATTGGTGATGAACATTAGCACTcgctcacacacccacacacacacacacacacacacacacacttccacccaGTAACACACTACTGTTATATTGTAGTGTACTTACAGCACGGCAGGGTTGGAGCACTTCTGGCTGGTCCTGATGTAGCCAGTCACTCTCCCTTTGGGCAGCTGTTTATCAGTGAAACGAAAGCAGCATCTCTTTGGCCCAGGACCGCGCATTCCTACGAACAAACACCTGGGAATGAACATCTCAGCAAGatacaacacacgcacacacacacacacacacacacctaaatcCATTCTTTCATTTTCGGTACACTAGGGTTCGACTGGTATGGGTTTTtaaaaggccaatactgatacagATATTGTTTAATTGAAGCTGCTGagagctgatattttgtgccaatattcaatatctttaaatttgaactAAAAAGTCCT
Coding sequences within:
- the LOC139908130 gene encoding C-C motif chemokine 4-like, coding for MAAPRLALSVFVLLLAAIALSEGMRGPGPKRCCFRFTDKQLPKGRVTGYIRTSQKCSNPAVLLQTVAGRQLCARPSDSWVKNIISYLDSNILPGEESHL